The Bombus pyrosoma isolate SC7728 linkage group LG3, ASM1482585v1, whole genome shotgun sequence genome has a segment encoding these proteins:
- the LOC122565729 gene encoding plancitoxin-1 isoform X1 yields the protein MKVIFYAITLVIVSNVICGDRYNKLQCKDEEYVPVDWYVLYKLPKVQTSSNPLIRKGIAYLYITNATIETGWQVSSRPIGSNNSIPGITLAPLYNQDNENESIWSLYNDSPPNSSYVWSFGHTKGVVMANSEQGFWLIHSVPNFPPVPKSGVQTRGLKRENITADGKYSYPISGTFYGQSFLCISLGSDQFDIVGEQLMYNEIAVYAKNIPDILDKQYPVLKNAINQKHIKTPPYNHKAVIKSLRMIEFISFAKDGKWGKDLYGDFVAPQLQLDLYVQSWLNGRGKLPSVCTRRKIRQLFRIYNVKSLEFDVANVNFASSQDHSKWAITNTKKSANHWVCIGDINRADTQYSRGGGIVCFKEARLWTEYRNIINDIEPCNHT from the exons atgaaagttaTATTTTACGCAATTACGTTAGTAATCGtgagtaacgttatatgtggcgaccgatacaataaattacaatgtaaAGATGAAGAATATGTACCGGTGGAttg GTACGTGCTTTATAAGTTACCAAAAGTTCAAACAAGTAGCAATCCCTTGATTAGAAAAGGAATTGCTTATCTGTACATAACGAATGCAACTATTGAAACCGGCTGGCAAGTGTCTTCAAGGCCCATCGGTTCGAACAATTCCATCCCTGGAATTACATTAGCGCCGCTTTACAATCAG GATAACGAGAATGAAAGCATATGGAGTTTATATAACGATAGTCCACCAAATTCTTCTTATGTCTGGAGCTTTGGTCACACAAAGGGTGTAGTGATGGCAAATAGTGAGCAAGGCTTCTGGTTAATTCACAGCGTTCCAAATTTCCCTCCAGTTCCTAAAAGTGGTGTGCAAACTCGAGGGttaaaaagggaaaatattACTGCCGATGGCAAATACAGTTATCCGATAAGTGGAACGTTTTACGGACAaagttttttatgtatttcccTTGGCAGTGATCAGTTCGATATTGTTGGAGAACAATTAATGTACAACGAAATAGCAGTGTATGCGAAAAATATTCCTGATATACTTGATAAACAGTACCCAGTATTGAAAAATGCGATCAATCAGAAACATATCAAAACTCCTCCCTACAACCATAAAGCTGTAATAAAATCTCTAAGAATGATTGAATTCATTTCGTTCGCTAAGGATGGAAAATGGGGCAAAG ATTTATACGGAGATTTTGTAGCGCCACAATTGCAGTTAGATTTATATGTTCAGTCATGGTTGAATGGTCGAGGCAAGTTACCGTCAGTCTGTACCCGTAGAAA AATTCGTCAATTATTCAGAATCTACAATGTCAAAAGCCTTGAATTCGACGTGGCGAATGTGAATTTTGCCAGTAGTCAGGACCATTCAAAATGGGCTATTACAAACACCAAAAAGTCCGCTAATCACTGGGTTTGCATTGGTGATATCAACAGAGCc GATACACAGTATTCTCGAGGCGGTGGAATCGTATGTTTCAAAGAGGCTCGTTTGTGGACtgaatatcgtaatattataaatgacaTAGAGCCTTGTAATCATACGTAA
- the LOC122565729 gene encoding plancitoxin-1 isoform X2, producing MKVIFYAITLVIVSNVICGDRYNKLQCKDEEYVPVDWYVLYKLPKVQTSSNPLIRKGIAYLYITNATIETGWQVSSRPIGSNNSIPGITLAPLYNQDNENESIWSLYNDSPPNSSYVWSFGHTKGVVMANSEQGFWLIHSVPNFPPVPKSGVQTRGLKRENITADGKYSYPISGTFYGQSFLCISLGSDQFDIVGEQLMYNEIAVYAKNIPDILDKQYPVLKNAINQKHIKTPPYNHKAVIKSLRMIEFISFAKDGKWGKDLYGDFVAPQLQLDLYVQSWLNGRGKLPSVCTRRKIYNVKSLEFDVANVNFASSQDHSKWAITNTKKSANHWVCIGDINRADTQYSRGGGIVCFKEARLWTEYRNIINDIEPCNHT from the exons atgaaagttaTATTTTACGCAATTACGTTAGTAATCGtgagtaacgttatatgtggcgaccgatacaataaattacaatgtaaAGATGAAGAATATGTACCGGTGGAttg GTACGTGCTTTATAAGTTACCAAAAGTTCAAACAAGTAGCAATCCCTTGATTAGAAAAGGAATTGCTTATCTGTACATAACGAATGCAACTATTGAAACCGGCTGGCAAGTGTCTTCAAGGCCCATCGGTTCGAACAATTCCATCCCTGGAATTACATTAGCGCCGCTTTACAATCAG GATAACGAGAATGAAAGCATATGGAGTTTATATAACGATAGTCCACCAAATTCTTCTTATGTCTGGAGCTTTGGTCACACAAAGGGTGTAGTGATGGCAAATAGTGAGCAAGGCTTCTGGTTAATTCACAGCGTTCCAAATTTCCCTCCAGTTCCTAAAAGTGGTGTGCAAACTCGAGGGttaaaaagggaaaatattACTGCCGATGGCAAATACAGTTATCCGATAAGTGGAACGTTTTACGGACAaagttttttatgtatttcccTTGGCAGTGATCAGTTCGATATTGTTGGAGAACAATTAATGTACAACGAAATAGCAGTGTATGCGAAAAATATTCCTGATATACTTGATAAACAGTACCCAGTATTGAAAAATGCGATCAATCAGAAACATATCAAAACTCCTCCCTACAACCATAAAGCTGTAATAAAATCTCTAAGAATGATTGAATTCATTTCGTTCGCTAAGGATGGAAAATGGGGCAAAG ATTTATACGGAGATTTTGTAGCGCCACAATTGCAGTTAGATTTATATGTTCAGTCATGGTTGAATGGTCGAGGCAAGTTACCGTCAGTCTGTACCCGTAGAAA AATCTACAATGTCAAAAGCCTTGAATTCGACGTGGCGAATGTGAATTTTGCCAGTAGTCAGGACCATTCAAAATGGGCTATTACAAACACCAAAAAGTCCGCTAATCACTGGGTTTGCATTGGTGATATCAACAGAGCc GATACACAGTATTCTCGAGGCGGTGGAATCGTATGTTTCAAAGAGGCTCGTTTGTGGACtgaatatcgtaatattataaatgacaTAGAGCCTTGTAATCATACGTAA